The genomic region GAACTGTTTGTTTTACGGAAGCACCCTGCAGAAATCTATTCGTCGGAATGCCGATTGTAGTACCAGCGTAAGTAATCCAAGCTTGTGCAGGAGAGATCTCAGCCACTGTCGATTTAGACAAGCATTGCGTGTTGCAAGCTCTCTAAACTACTTTCTGTTATTACATCTTATAGGAAGCTGCTAAACTCCTGGGCGAGGAGCTCGTCAAGGCCTGCAACAATCTCAACATACACGAAATATCATCGTATGATCGCAATGGTTTTGCTACCGGGGAAAGGATTCAGGCTTTCGAGATCGCAATTTCTCGGCATGGTTTCTTGCCAAGATAGATTTGTATCTGCTTCTGTGTAAAACTCTTGTTGATAACGATAGAATGGAATCGTTCTTTTGCAATATAAGACTGGATTAGATTGTTTTCGTTGAACGCTACTTCtctatttttctgtattttccaTTGAATTACTGCGAAAAAAAAGTATCGGATGCAAAGGGACAGAGGCAAGAGTGCGAAAATCGCTAATGCTACTCTGCCCTGATTCTATACATCAACAGATCTCTCCACCTCTCCTCTGTCATACTATATCCTATGGCACACCTAAAAATATACAGTAAGGGATGTGCTATTCAcatacctcattttacttctcacacaccttttgataatttctgtccgttaATCTTCTTCagttcatccgatccgacggtcgaaaattcgaaaggtgtgtgagaagcaGAATACAATTTCTTAACTCCTTACCAATGATAAACTACGCATCAATTAACTTGATTCCTAATTTGGGGAACAAACCGAGTTATACCAGAGCTTGCAACGTTGGCAAAGCTTGAAAATTACCTCAGAGCTGATGTACCATTTGCTCTCTGGATTTCGATGAGGTCGTGAATCTGAGTTAATGAGGCCATAAAGCAAGCCACGATTCACTTTGATCCTGTGTAAGGAAGCTAGCACTTCATCCACACGAACAAATGCATCGTCATCTGTCTTCATGACAAACTTTGCTGAAACAACCCCCGTCTGTTGAAGAGAGAAAATCAATTAGATAAAGAAGGGATCTCCCCGCGCACTCGAGGAAAAGTAAGTATTTTACCCCAAAGATGCAGATGGTCAAAGTTTTCCATTAGAATTTCTGTCAAAATGAGTGTCATGCACATGAAGTTAAATCAAAAGGTAAAATTAgataaccaaataaaaaaattgtaacaatgttttttcaattttaatcaaattggagaaatggttcctcaactttaacccattAATGGTTTTTCAACTTTAACCCTATTGGAGCAATattccctcaactttaacccaatcgTAGCAATGATTCTTTTAACATGACTCATTTTAACTGGAGTTTTGACAGAGTTGACGAAAACAAttatagctgcacgttttgatgagttaaggaacCAATGGCTGCAGATtcttagttgagggaccaatatttttttttcgaaCAAACGATATCATCTACATTAAGGAGGTGGAAGAGTGGGCTAACTAAGCCTCACAATGCGCTAGTAATAATattgttcaaattcatctttggtgggaatcgaacctaagacagcTCACTCACAAGCGAAGATGAATAcaactagaccgtaatactaagttgtaattgagggaccatttaaagttgagggatcccCAAAAAAAATATCCAAACGAAGACCAAGTTTGGTCTTCCATTAATACACAAGTCTTCATCAAATTGTGGGAGGTAAGTTTGCTGCACCTGCACGCAAATTCTTCAACTTtaaccacatttctataccaccttaggtggcatctgatgtgaacagccatatcatttgaaaaatttacaaaacccaaggaaatgaagaagaaagactcctcgtataccacaatcattacttaattaactagtttttcttaatcattaatttattaaataattaactaaatttaaaaatatgattaattcaaatgatgtagttgtccacatcaaatgccacttaaggtggtatgaaaatatggtacaaaaacatgatatgaataacattactcttcgCTGCATCAACACAAAGCCTCTTGTCAAGTTGGTTTGCACTCAAGTGTGGTGGATGTAGGCCGCTCCATTAATTTAGCTTGCCCTACTACTAAAATCGCTTTTTCTTAGGAGTGGAGACGGGTGACCCGTCGTTGTTTTACCAAGGCATCAGGATTCGACTTTCGAGTGTCACATAGAGCAACCGTTCGGCCTAGCTACGAACCAGTCATTGTTATAAGTAAAAGTTAACTATACTGCATTCATTTGGCATAATTATTATATGATTATATGGCTAATACAAAGCTCTTGAGGATCAAATTAAGATCGATCGTCACTAAGGTTCAAgcattttctctctcttgaaGAATCTTGATCCCTTGGTATCTTCCAAGCATTAACAATGTAGCCATTGGATTTGTGCCCGGAGATTCCAGGAAAGTTGACCCATCAATTACTCTCAACCCCTTGATGCCGAAAACCCTGTAGTGTTTGTCAACCACTGATCCCATGGTGCAACCTCCATGATAGTGGTAGAAGGTCCTCACATTGTTCTTGCAAAGTTTTCTCAGCTCATCGTCTGTGGAGATGGACTCGTTTCTGCGTTTGCCTTCGATCCCAAGGAAGTAAGCAATCGATTTAGACCTTACAATTTGCTCAAGCAACCTACCCAGCTTCACGCATTCTGCCATATCTTTCTCCTTTGCCAGATAGTTGAATGTGACTGAAGGGTTTTTCCGAGGGTCGGTGCTATCCAGCTCAAGCTCTCCTTCTGATTCTGGGAATGCAAGTTTGCCAACGATCGGCATTATTGTTGCGTTAAAGCTGATAGGTAAAATCAATGCCTGAATTACGAGTTTGAAGTTGTCTGCAATGACGGTAACTTTGGGAGAATCTGGTGGGAAATTTTTGGGCTTCGCGTCAGCTATCTCAGCTAGAAGTGCAATGCAAGGATTGTCTGTCATTCCTTTTCCAACGCTCTTTAAGTTTACTGCAACTGGAATGTTGAACTTGTTTAGGTGTTTCTGAGAACCAATACCACTTAACAACAAAATTTGAGGGCTGCCTAAAGCCCCTGCTGCTAGTATCACATCGCCTGTTGAACTCCTCGAGTTGTTCTGCGTGTTGAGGTAAGCTTCATGGATTTGCGAAGAACTCCCGTCGCTTTTGATGAATCTTATGCCTCTAACTATTGTCTCATTTCTGCTACCTGCAAAGGCCATTTAGGAATTTAGCCATAATCAATAGCGGTTAATTTTCCGACTTGGGATTCACTCTCAAAAGGTTCTTGCTTACCTTTTTCATGAAAGATGATGCTTGTCACAGTTGCATTCAAAAGAAGTGTGATGTTGTTCGGATTCCCTGCCGTGAGAAGATCAGCCGAGGTGTGTCTTCGTCCCTGGTCATCATACGTAGTTGCGCCAATCTTTGTTCCCTCGATGTGATCCAAACTAAAACCATTGTAAGGAAAAATCCCTGCCTCAAGAAAGCTAAGCTCAGCAACATATTGCCATGAGGTCAATTTAGGTTTAAAGGCATTTCTAGACTCCACCCATTTATAAGCATCCGACACCATCTCCTTATTCCACCCAACCCTTTTGACATAATCCTCACTTGCTCTGCTGAAAAACCCGCCGTTGATAGCCGATCCTCCTCCTAGAACTCTTCCTCGGAGATTCGAAACCCCGTCCTTGGAGACGAAGCTTTGTGCAACTGATGTGTACTCGTCAGTTTGGACCAATGAGAACCCATAGTTCTTGTTTTCCATGATCAAGGGATTTTCATACGGCGAGCCACCTCGCTCCACCAAGAGCACCGAGAACTTCTCAGACAGGGTTGCAGCTAGGGGACAGCCGGTGGTGCCTCCTCCAACAATAATGTAATCAAAGGACTTGCCCGAGACTTGATTGACATTTGAAGTAGTCTTACGAGGGAGTGTTTGTCCTGCAATTAGGAAAGAAACCAGAATAGATCCTTAATTCTCCACATTCAAAGCTACTTACACAATGACATTTTATAGGCCGTTTGATAGCGccatttcgttttcagtttttacttATTTTGACAACTAAAAACTGAATTAGTTATGCAAGTAGCCCTTTCCCACAATTGTGGAAAGGAGTTAAGCCCTCATGACGGTGTGGGTTGGAATCCCGTCTGTGagtaatctaacatctaatcaaacaaaatttatcacttgggaaaaaaaaaatttattagttATCAAACgggatttaaaattaattaaacaggAAGATAATTAGAGGACATAGCATACCTTGAATCCATGAAGAACACAGGGCCAGATGAACAAACAAGAGGAACAGATACAATGAAAATCCCATTGCCATgaatgctctctctctctatagctTATCTTCTACTAACATATTTCCTGTATTTATAGGCAAAGTCAATGATCTGTTACCACCTAGTTGCTATTAAATTAATTCAACTACTACACCACTTCTCCCATTTGTATGCATTGACAATTCAGTCTTCGTTGGCTGCTACGGACTTTTGCTTACTAGTGGAGACAGGCCGACCCgtctttttttttaccaaggCATCAGGAAATATGCTCTGATGCTGTAGGTACAAGGTATGCCTCGAACAAGTCCTTTCAGCTTGACGTTGTAGGCACTAGGTATGCTCTGATGTTGATGGTGAAAGTAGTTAATCTCTTCCTAAACATTTTGttacaaatataaatattttgctACTGGGGAAAGGATTCAGGCTTTCGAGATTGCAATTTCTCGGCATGGTTTCTTGCCAAGATAGATTTGTATCTGCTTCTGTGTAAAACTCTTGTTGATGACGATAGAATGGAATCGTTCTTTTGCAATATAAGACTGGGTTAGATTGTTTTCGTTGAACGCTACTTCtctatttttctgtattttccaTTGAATTACTGCGAAAAAAAAGTATCGGATGCAAAGGGACAGAGGCAAGAGCGCGAAAATAACGCTAATGCTACTCTGCCCTGATTCTATACATCAACAGATCTCTCCACCTCTCCTCTGTCATACTATAACCTATGGCACACCTAAAATATACAgtaaggggtgtgctatccatacaccttattttacttctcacacactctttgataatttctgtccgttgatcttcaattcatccgatccgacggctgAAAAttcaaaaggtgtgtgagaagtaaaatggggtgtgtggatatcacacccccaCTGTAATAGTAAGCTCGTTACTAAGATGAATATCTCCTCTTTTAGTTAGTGCCATGGTAGGGTCTCGGCTTTGGTCAATCTCGGTCATCTGCTCTCGACAGAATGATCGGGCTACCGAGATTTCTCTCTTCAGCTTCGGAGATTGATCGTGAAACTCTTAACTACAAGGTTCCAAAATGGAACGAATGATCTAATTGTGTCTACCCATCACCACCACAGCATTTAGCAACTTGcccttcttgaattttctgCCAGAGACAAAGCATCTCCCTGGGACCTTGGTAATGTGCAATGACATACCCGTCCTTGCACCCTTCGTTGTAGACCTTCTCTTCCTTCTCATACCGTACATTCAGACCTTCCTTTTTCATATCCGCAATCCAGATTCCCATCGCCACATCTTCCAGCTTGAACATCTGATCATAACAAAGCATCGTTCTCTTTCAGATACAGAAACCAttccaaattcaaataaaattttgatggaGAAGCTATAGTGATAACACTGGTTGCAAAATGTAGATTGTTTCTTACCTTTAATCTGCCGTTTTTATGTCGCTGGGAAACTTCCTTTGCTATGTCATTCGATACCACATAACCAGGACCATTTGCCCAAGGTGGGTAAGTCTGTTCGGGCCATTCCTTCATTAGCGCAGCAGACACAACGAATGGAACAAAAAATGTGAGAAGCAGAATACAATTTCATTAACTCTTTACCAATGATAAACTACGCATCAATTAACTTGATTCCTAATTTGGGGAACAAACCGAGTTATACCAGAGCTTGCAACGTTGGCAAGGCTTGAAAATTACCTCAGAGCTGATGTACCATTTGCTCTCTGGATTTCGATGAGGTCGTGAATCTGAGTTAATGAGGCCATAAAGCAAGCCACGATTCACTTTGATCCTGTGTAAGGAAGCTAGCACTTCATCCACACGAACAAATGCATCGTCATCTGTCTTCATGACAAACTTTGCTGAAACAACCTCCGTCTGTTGAAGAGAGAAAATCAATTAGATAAAGAAGGGATCTCCCCGTGCACTTGAGGAAAATTAAGTATTTTACCCCAAAGATGCAGATGGCCAAAGTTTTCCAGGTAATGAGGCCATAGTAATCAACAAAAGGCATCAGCTGTATGTCTCCATAGGTTTGTGCCTCGTTCCAAAGTTCCTCATTCACTATTTGGTTCTTATGCTGCATTACATTACAAACTCGATGAATAATTTAGCAAGCAGACTCAACAGAAACATAACGAGGATATAAGAAAGACAGCGTAAATATGTTGTGgtgaaaacacaacataaattttGCAAATTAATGAACAACACACCCGATGTTGAGAAAATAAACATTGTAATAAGTTAATAACAAAGAACAAGGTTTCACAAGTGAGCTCACCAAACCAACAAAAAAGTGCACTGAAACTGCCCCTGATCGTACAGCAGCATACTGCATCCATGTTCTTCGAACAGCCATCCGTCGTTTAAAATTGTTTGCGGTAGAGAAAACACCAATAAAGAGATCCATTTGTTTGTGAGGCGAGAGAGGAGTAGATTTGAGttcttgtaaattaattatgtgCTCTGAATCCTCTGACGAGGGTAAACCGCTGGCTAGGACAGAAATTAATTTCAAGTCTCCAGATATCCTTAATTCACTGACAAGCCATGGCTCCAATGTCTGAACAAAAAACCATGAAAACAGCATATGAATTCACAGGGACAAGTGTTTATCATCTACTTCCAAAAGCAACGCGAAgaattaaatttgaagaactTACTTCGCGGAATGCAAAAGACGTTAGATGCTTCCCATCAACGGTCATTTGGATTCCTTCTGAACCCACTCTAAGTGTAGCAACAAATGGATAACCTTGCTTAAATGGAAAGTATCTTCTGGACTTTGATCCATCTTGTGCAGTTGAAGCCTGCCTTGAAACATTAGAACGTATTCTCTGCTCTTCAGTTTTTCCGACTATCTTGTTGCACTGGTCCAACTCATCCACTGGCAaccattaaaattttcaagGCAAAGTAACAGTAAGTATAAATAGGCCTTATAGAACAATGCCGAATAAGCGATCAACTGTAACATGTTAATATACCGAGTTATATACTAAATCTTTGATATAATTGACTAATAGAAGAGACAGGCAAGTTACCTTTATTGTTCTTTTCAGGAGTTGGAGACGGGCAACGCTCCTCATCACCCCAATCATGAGCAACAGTCCAGGTGTTCTGGACAATTACAGGGTCCTCAGTTACCTTATCACCGCTTAGCCTAACATTATAATGCAATATAACGGGTGGATCGGGCTCCCCTGGAAGAGGCTCGCCTGTCAATTCAATTCGAAAATTTCCAAGAAGTCCATCCGGAATGCCAATAACTGTAATTGAAGAACCTTGGGTTAGGCCACAAGGGACCCGCAACTTAGAAACACTATTGTCGACTCCTGTCCCATTCATTTTATTAAGAAAATGAGGACACtgcttttcttttgctttcccAGGTGAACTTTCATTTGTATAACCAAGTCTTTGCTCTTCAACCGAAGTCATAAGACTATTCCATGCAACTCCAGCTTCCCTTATAGCATCCACCGCATTAGGCAAACCCCGAGTTTGATTAATCAGGTGTTTCAAAAGGTTCCATGTCTGCATAGTTTGCTGCTCTTCACTGGATACATTCCTCTGAGCAAAGAGGCCAAAGACTATAATCTCAGCAGAAATCACTTCAGAAGCATTCTCTCGATTCTGAACTGCAGGTAGAGTAGTATTTAACCATTCAAGAGGATTACTAGTATTGATGTAGAGTGCATTGCCTAAGAAACTATCCCCAGCGGGATAGTTTATAATGCCATATCTCAAAACTAGCAGCATGAATAGACATGCAGCCACAATACCGCCATACAATTTCTTCATTCTGGTGATTACAAAACTACATCAACAGCTCTGAGCCCAATTTCCCAAGTTATTGCTCACCATGAAGCCAAATTAACACCATTTGGTAATCACGTGGATGAATCAATAAACGTCAACCCCTCACAGGAAAATCCAAGAGACCACGTGCTTATACAGAGAAAGAAGAATGATCTGCCAAACGCAAATAGCTAAGGATCTTCAGTAAGGGATAAACAGGTCACAAGATGTATACGTGGAAGGATCTCTACTTCTGTCAAGTGTCAAGTAAACGTTTCACATCTTCCTTTTCCCACTGCCATCCAAAGAGAAACCAACTATGGTTCTGCCAACAAATTTATCCTCCAGAGACACTACCACACTGAACCAAAACCCAAATCAATCAGTCTACAAAAACTCACAAAAATCTGCTTGTGAAATCATAAGCCAAACGATGACGTTTGTGAGTGCAGATTCATGTAAAACAAAGATTCATTCAATGTTCAATAGCAAAAAAGCacactaaaaaaacttaaatgatAAGAAAGCGCAGATGGTTCAatacaaaaaaacaaattatagaTTCATCTTACATTAAATAGTGAGAACATCTACTGAAACAAAAGAGCAACTGAAAAATCAGATGAAAACGAATAACCAACAAGCAATgccatacatacatataattcTCAAGGTACCCAACTTCAATCGTTTTGATCGCATATTATCTGGAATCACAATCCACTTTGCTTCCCCAGCTATTTCCAGAAACACCAGAGACTTGCTCTTAAATAAGATGAAAacttccattaaaaaaaaaacttggaacgTTTAAGACTTCTCAACAAAATACAACCAGTAGCAGTTAATTCCTTGTATAAATTTCCACTGACCAATTAGTCAAGTCAAATCCCTTCCAGTAGTTAcgatattaatattattattaatattattatgtTTTCCCCTTCACCAGATGAGAAGCCACAATGCTATATTTTACTCAACTATGGCGTACAGAAGTAGGAAACCAGGACGATTCTGCAATAACTAAAAGTTCACGGACCATagtgaaaaattgaaatctaCAAACTCAcagttaattaataataaattcaTACAAAATTACGGAAAAATAAGTGAATTAGATTTCTCGGTCGAATACTTATAATTATACATGCTTAATTGATTCAACATTTTCTTCTTTGACTCATTCGAAGCGTAATTTACAGTAGAATTTTCCAGAAagcaaaaattaattaaaataagagTAAGAAAATCAATCTACTTGTTCTTGAACTCATACAAATCTACTCTGAGCAAAATAAACTAGATTAAATTTCGAAGATATAGATTATCGAAGTTCTAGAGCGAGAAATTCAATACCTCCGATTGTCTCGTGACTAGAAACGGCATACACAAATGCTAAGCTCGATTCTGGTAGAATAGTCAACTTTCCCGGCAACCAAACAGTTCTCGAATCGATTGAATCAAGAAGCACGcaactggactggactggattgGCAGATCCGAACGCGGAAGCAGCCGAAGAAGATCAAAATGCAAGCTACAGTACAAGGAGAAAATTATAAAGAGAGAAAAACAGAGGACTTAAAATTAGCGACATGACTAATAAGGACAACGGTTCAAAGTTACCTCGTGAGGAGAAGAAGCGGAAGCGGAAACTTTCTGTTTGGGAAGAATGCCGGAAAGTgcgagaaaatttgaaatggaaGAGAAAGTGCAGAGGGTGATGGATCGTTGTCGTTTGAAAAACTTCGCCTCTACGCCTTAACGGTGGGAAACCATAAAGAAGAAACTGTTTTGGTCTTTATAAACTGTTGATTATTTCGTCCCTTTTAAAGGTCTTGGTTCCAccgtttttactttaatttaacATCACTTTAATCGATTtattaggaaaattaataataatatttatatttgtaaCAAAATGTTTAGGAAGAGATTAGCTACTTTCACCATCAGCGTCACGGCATACCTACAACGTTAAGCTGAAATGACTTATGCGAGACACCTAACTGTTAACTGTCACTAGTATGAATTTACGTATAAATTTACCGATCGTGCACCAACAAAAACTGACGGTAGCgagattaataataattatttgtagttaatacataattaaaattatttaagaaTTGAGACATAGTGACTTGCGgttcaactttttattttcttttttttcagtCAAAAGTAAATGAACTATTTTCCTTTGGGACTAAGTTAATTACCAAAATAGAGTTTTCTTTGCTTGTACTCTTATTTAACAGGTGATATTTATTTCGACTGCAAGTAATATTAGTGATATCTTCATAATTGCCACGTCATTAACATAATACCTAAAAGGTTAAGATGTCATTTTCGACCAACAATATCAGTaaatttttttgggtgaaaCTGTCATATAGTTATATGGTTTATCAATCAACTCATGTTATCATAGGTTTCTTCATTAAATTTTTGGCAAACG from Pyrus communis chromosome 4, drPyrComm1.1, whole genome shotgun sequence harbors:
- the LOC137730503 gene encoding protein HOTHEAD-like, with product MAMGFSLYLFLLFVHLALCSSWIQGQTLPRKTTSNVNQVSGKSFDYIIVGGGTTGCPLAATLSEKFSVLLVERGGSPYENPLIMENKNYGFSLVQTDEYTSVAQSFVSKDGVSNLRGRVLGGGSAINGGFFSRASEDYVKRVGWNKEMVSDAYKWVESRNAFKPKLTSWQYVAELSFLEAGIFPYNGFSLDHIEGTKIGATTYDDQGRRHTSADLLTAGNPNNITLLLNATVTSIIFHEKGSRNETIVRGIRFIKSDGSSSQIHEAYLNTQNNSRSSTGDVILAAGALGSPQILLLSGIGSQKHLNKFNIPVAVNLKSVGKGMTDNPCIALLAEIADAKPKNFPPDSPKVTVIADNFKLVIQALILPISFNATIMPIVGKLAFPESEGELELDSTDPRKNPSVTFNYLAKEKDMAECVKLGRLLEQIVRSKSIAYFLGIEGKRRNESISTDDELRKLCKNNVRTFYHYHGGCTMGSVVDKHYRVFGIKGLRVIDGSTFLESPGTNPMATLLMLGRYQGIKILQERENA
- the LOC137730502 gene encoding beta-1,3-galactosyltransferase GALT1-like; translated protein: MKKLYGGIVAACLFMLLVLRYGIINYPAGDSFLGNALYINTSNPLEWLNTTLPAVQNRENASEVISAEIIVFGLFAQRNVSSEEQQTMQTWNLLKHLINQTRGLPNAVDAIREAGVAWNSLMTSVEEQRLGYTNESSPGKAKEKQCPHFLNKMNGTGVDNSVSKLRVPCGLTQGSSITVIGIPDGLLGNFRIELTGEPLPGEPDPPVILHYNVRLSGDKVTEDPVIVQNTWTVAHDWGDEERCPSPTPEKNNKVDELDQCNKIVGKTEEQRIRSNVSRQASTAQDGSKSRRYFPFKQGYPFVATLRVGSEGIQMTVDGKHLTSFAFRETLEPWLVSELRISGDLKLISVLASGLPSSEDSEHIINLQELKSTPLSPHKQMDLFIGVFSTANNFKRRMAVRRTWMQYAAVRSGAVSVHFFVGLHKNQIVNEELWNEAQTYGDIQLMPFVDYYGLITWKTLAICIFGTEVVSAKFVMKTDDDAFVRVDEVLASLHRIKVNRGLLYGLINSDSRPHRNPESKWYISSEEWPEQTYPPWANGPGYVVSNDIAKEVSQRHKNGRLKMFKLEDVAMGIWIADMKKEGLNVRYEKEEKVYNEGCKDGYVIAHYQGPREMLCLWQKIQEGQVAKCCGGDG